One genomic window of Nicotiana sylvestris chromosome 10, ASM39365v2, whole genome shotgun sequence includes the following:
- the LOC104235481 gene encoding DNA (cytosine-5)-methyltransferase DRM2-like isoform X1 has translation MDNNLSGEDNDNIDWDTEDELEIQEIQDTTFSSCMDLRTTGQHTVRCDGEASSSSVPCQSKFIQQFVVMGFPEASIAKAIEQNGENSDLVLDALLTFKALEDSPEEQPSASPQPCINSDDSSSEYNENFLDDVYEEDSWSSDSDSCRNSAKQCYVKVESSSSSEKEQTLSFLASMGYPAEEASIAMERCGPDASVAELTDFICAAQMARAEDVYLPEDVKPKLNHILNGSGGYKKRKMYNELCKRKKAKAIFEEETIRLPKPMIGFGVPTELVPAMVQRTLPEQAVGPPFFYYENVALAPKGVWDTISRFLYDIEPEFVDSKYFCAAARKRGYIHNLPIENRFPLFPLAPRTIHEALPLSKKWWPSWDPRTKLNCLQTAIGSAQLTNRIRKAVEDFDGEPPMRVQKFVLDQCRKWNLVWVGRNKVAPLEPDEVEMLLGFPKNHTRGGGISRTDRYKSLGNSFQVDTVAYHLSVLKNLFPDGINVLSLFSGIGGGEVALYRLGIPLNTVVSVEKSEVNRDIVRSWWEQTNQKGNLIHFNDVQQLNGDRLEQLIESFGGFDLVIGGSPCNNLAGSNRVSRDGLEGKESSLFYDYVRILDLVKSIMSRHRH, from the exons ATG GACAACAATCTTTCTGGAGAAGACAATGACAACATTGACTGGGATACCGAAGATGAACTAGAAATACAGGAAATACAGGACACAACATTTTCCTCATGCATGGATTTAAGAACTACTGGACAACATACTGTTAGATGTGATGGGGAG GCAAGCTCATCATCAGTACCCTGTCAGTCCAAGTTCATTCAGCAGTTTGTAGTGATGGGATTTCCTGAAGCATCTATTGCAAAAGCAATAGAGCAAAATG GAGAAAATTCAGATTTGGTGTTGGATGCTCTTCTGACATTCAAG GCCCTTGAAGACTCTCCTGAAGAACAACCCAGTGCTAGCCCTCAACCCTGCATTAATTCTGACGATAGCTCTTCTGAATACAACGAGAACTTTCTGGATGATGTGTATGAGGAAGATAGTTGGTCCTCCGACTCAGACAGCTGTAGA AATTCTGCTAAACAATGCTATGTGAAAGTTGAGAGCAGTTCTTCATCTGAAAAAGAGCAGACTTTATCGTTCCTGGCAAGTATGGGATACCCCGCGGAAGAGGCTTCCATAGCAATGGAGAGATGTG GTCCAGATGCATCGGTTGCTGAATTGACAGATTTCATATGTGCTGCTCAAATGGCAAGAGCAGAAGATGTCTATCTGCCAGAAGATGTAAAG CCAAAACTGAACCATATATTGAATGGTAGTGGTGGATACAAGAAAAGAAAGATGTACAATGAATTGTGCAAAAGAAAAAAGGCAAAGGCGATTTTTGAGGAAGAGACAATTCGTTTGCCCAAACCTATGATTGGATTTGGGGTTCCTACCGAACTAGTTCCAGCAATGGTTCAAAGAACTCTTCCCGAGCAAGCTGTTGGACCCCCGTTTTTCTACTATGAAAATGTTGCTCTAGCTCCAAAGGGTGTGTGGGACACAATTTCTAGATTTTTGTACGATATTGAGCCCGAGTTTGTCGACTCCAAATATTTTTGTGCTGCTGCAAGAAAAAGGGGTTATATTCATAATTTGCCGATTGAAAATAGATTTCCTTTGTTTCCACTTGCCCCACGTACCATTCATGAGGCACTTCCCCTGTCAAAGAAATGGTGGCCATCTTGGGATCCACGGACAAAGTTAAATTGTTTGCAAACAGCCATTGGAAGTGCACAATTGACGAATAGGATTAGGAAAGCCGTGGAGGACTTTGATGGTGAGCCACCAATGAGAGTTCAGAAGTTTGTTCTTGATCAATGTCGGAAGTGGAATTTGGTGTGGGTTGGGAGAAACAAAGTTGCTCCTTTGGAGCCTGATGAAGTTGAAATGCTATTGGGATTTCCAAAGAACCATACCAGGGGAGGTGGTATAAGTAGGACCGATAGATACAAGTCGCTTGGTAATTCGTTCCAG GTTGACACTGTGGCGTACCATTTGTCGGTATTGAAAAACTTGTTTCCCGATGGTATCAACGTCTTATCACTCTTCTCTGGAATTGGCGGTGGTGAAGTTGCTCTTTATCGTCTCGGTATTCCACTAAACACAGTGGTTTCTGTGGAAAAATCTGAAGTCAACAGGGATATTGTGAGAAGCTGGTGGGAGCAAACTAATCAGAAAGGGAATCTTATACATTTTAACGATGTGCAGCAGCTGAATGGAGACCGCTTGGAGCAACTGATAGAGTCATTTGGAGGATTTGATTTGGTAATTGGTGGAAGCCCGTGCAATAACCTTGCAGGCAGTAACAGAGTGAGCAGGGATGGGCTTGAAGGCAAAGAGTCTTCCCTATTTTATGACTATGTTCGGATATTGGACTTGGTCAAGTCCATAATGTCCAGACATAGACATTAG